The DNA window GTGTGGTTCTTTGCACTGGGCGGGCTGGGTTTATACCGCTTCCTGGAGCACCCGGAAGTGATCCAGTCCCTCTCCCCGCACTGGGGCATCCTCTATCTGTGGGACCATGGGTATCACGGCATTGTCATCATGGGCATGGTGCTGCTGGCGGTGACCGGCTGTGAGGCGCTGTATGCGGACATCGGCCACTTTGGGCACAAGCCGCTCCAGCGTGCCTGGTTCGTCCTGGTCTGGCCGGCGCTGACGCTGAACTACCTCGGCCAGGGTGCCCTGGTGGTGCATGATCCTGCCGCCCTAGAGCATCCTTTTTTCCACCTGGTGCCGCAGGGCCTGCTGGTGCCCATGATCATCCTGGCCACCGGGGCCACCATCATCGCCTCCCAGGCCATGATCACCGGCGTCTTCTCCCTGACCCAGCAGGCCGTGCAGCTCGGTTACCTGCCGCGTTTGAGGATCGTCCATACCAACCCCGATGTGCGCGGCCAGATCTACATGCCGCAGGTGAACTTCATCCTCATGGCGGCCTGCATCGCCCTCGTCATCGGCTTCCAGACCTCCAGTGCGCTGGCCTCTGCTTATGGCCTTTCCGTTTCCTTGGAGATGCTGCTGACGAGCATCTTGTTCTTCTTTGTCTCGCGCCGCATTTGGGGCTGGCCTTTCTGGAAGGCCTTTCTCCCGGTCATGGTCTTTGTCACCATCGAGGCCGGGTATGTGGCCGGCAGTCTGGTGAAGTTTATGCAGGGCGCCTGGTTCCCGCTGGCGATGGCTGCGGTCATCTGGATCATCATGAAAACCTGGATGGACGGGCGGGCGGTGCTCTTCCAGGCCATGCAGCGTGGCCGGCTGCCGGTGAGCTTCCTGATCGAAGAGATCCAAAAGGACCGCATCATCCGCGTGCCGGGCACCGCTGTGTTCATGTCCGCCAGTGCGGACGGTCTGCCGCTGGCGCTGCTGCATCACTTGAAGCATAACAAAGCCCTGCACAAACAGGTGGTCCTGCTGACCGTGAAGTTTGAAGACGTCGCCCATGTGGGCCAGGAGGCCCGTCATG is part of the Prosthecobacter sp. SYSU 5D2 genome and encodes:
- a CDS encoding KUP/HAK/KT family potassium transporter; amino-acid sequence: MSEHKASNNWSLALVALGVVFGDIGTSPLYALRESLDHAGYDPAVHGVEMVYGPISLMFWSLTIMVSIKYLSLLSYATAQGEGGMFALLSLLRSKKEALSPRSKGVVLMVVLFGASLLYGDGMITPAISVLSAVEGLKQLNPEFSHWVVPIAVGILMGLFMVQKHGTAKIGVAFGPLMIVWFFALGGLGLYRFLEHPEVIQSLSPHWGILYLWDHGYHGIVIMGMVLLAVTGCEALYADIGHFGHKPLQRAWFVLVWPALTLNYLGQGALVVHDPAALEHPFFHLVPQGLLVPMIILATGATIIASQAMITGVFSLTQQAVQLGYLPRLRIVHTNPDVRGQIYMPQVNFILMAACIALVIGFQTSSALASAYGLSVSLEMLLTSILFFFVSRRIWGWPFWKAFLPVMVFVTIEAGYVAGSLVKFMQGAWFPLAMAAVIWIIMKTWMDGRAVLFQAMQRGRLPVSFLIEEIQKDRIIRVPGTAVFMSASADGLPLALLHHLKHNKALHKQVVLLTVKFEDVAHVGQEARHEIEQHCDEFYRVVLRYGFAESPRVFDDLCDALTEKTKLKRGAVTFYQSREILLTNGPGKMARWRKNLFVTLSRMSRPATGYFELPPRQVCELGIQLEV